A part of Aegilops tauschii subsp. strangulata cultivar AL8/78 chromosome 2, Aet v6.0, whole genome shotgun sequence genomic DNA contains:
- the LOC109777009 gene encoding uncharacterized protein, with translation MRIARLALQIRSLLTGSPSPRKPFLSRHVSSFPKWDCTPASNRSWHSREIDVKDLEDPISFYQRNPIFDNILTNKLVGRPTSKKDKTKINEFRAKICRMDQEILSELAAFGIRSLATGVLRHHVGGIHLGGSVNLSNLRICKSSGEWILLNTMPKESTETLTLKHRSEDWIAIRKLVKDVVEAVCGSQIVYPVDFQHWLDQLAKPNPRIFLILYHTVFLRLNPRFYYHIQMDQFLRKEPNYIKHNLIDESELIEMLRNLGDLRGLLSFAEMHELLKSCMDHHDRAEPTAASESKSKSGAVAATATPTTASKRRGNKGKTVKLNATSKATNVACQGLSQSPVALRKGHKHFKGGKTTTRKKMQLILQARLKLR, from the exons ATGAGGATTGCTCGGTTGGCGCTCCAGATCCGATCATTGCTTACAGGCAGCCCAAGTCCTCGGAAACCTTTTCTGTCTCGGCATGTCTCAAGCTTTCCTAAATGGGACTGCACTCCAGCAAGCAATAGAAG CTGGCACTCAAGGGAAATAGATGTTAAAGATCTCGAAGATCCAATCAGCTTTTACCAGAGAAACCCAATCTTCGATAATATTCTGACGAACAAGCTTGTTGGGAGACCAACAAGCAAGAAAGATAAGACAAAGATCAATGAGTTCCGTGCAAAGATATGTCGGATGGATCAAGAAATACTTTCAGAATTGGCTGCATTCGGGATCAGGTCATTAGCAACAGGGGTTTTGAGACATCACGTTGGGGGTATCCATTTAGGTGGTTCTGTGAATCTGTCCAACTTAAGGATATGTAAATCTTCTGGGGAGTGGATCTTGCTAAACACAATGCCAAAGGAATCGACGGAAACTCTTACTTTGAAGCATAGATCTGAGGATTGGATTGCGATAAGGAAGCTTGTCAAGGATGTTGTAGAGGCTGTCTGTGGATCTCAGATTGTCTATCCAGTAGACTTTCAGCATTGGCTGGATCAATTAGCAAAACCAAATCCAAGGATATTCCTGATATTATATCATACTGTTTTCCTGAGATTGAACCCTAGGTTTTACTATCACATCCAGATGGATCAATTTCTAAGGAAGGAACCAAACTACATCAAACATAATCTCATTGATGAATCTGAGCTGATTGAAATGCTGCGCAATCTTGGTGATCTGAGGGGTTTGCTCAGTTTTGCTGAAATGCATGAATTGCTTAAGTCATGTATGGACCACCATGATCGAGCTGAGCCAACTGCTGCAAGTGAATCAAAGAGCAAAAGTGGAGCTGTAGCAGCAACTGCAACCCCAACAACTGCCTCCAAGAGAAGAGGGAACAAAGGCAAAACAGTAAAACTCAATGCGACAAGCAAAGCAACTAATGTTGCATGTCAAGGTCTGTCTCAGTCTCCTGTTGCTCTTCGGAAGGGCCACAAACATTTCAAGGGTGGTAAAACTACAACAAGGAAAAAAATGCAACTAATTCTGCAGGCAAGACTCAAGCTTCGATAG